In one window of Sphingomonas glaciei DNA:
- the folK gene encoding 2-amino-4-hydroxy-6-hydroxymethyldihydropteridine diphosphokinase, with the protein MEQPVHLYAIAIGSNRPHGRFGRPAHVVEAAIAELDRAFTLFDASPLLLNPASGGAGREFANAVAIAESPLDPPAMLAALKAIERAFGRRRGKRWGSRVLDLDILAWDGGRWSDRRLTIPHQSLEQREFMLLPLAAIAPRWRLRGALTTRQLAARLGKRRAKP; encoded by the coding sequence ATGGAGCAGCCAGTGCATCTCTACGCGATTGCGATCGGGTCCAACCGCCCGCACGGCCGCTTCGGGCGTCCGGCGCATGTGGTGGAGGCCGCCATCGCCGAGCTCGACCGCGCCTTCACCCTGTTCGATGCCTCGCCCCTCCTGCTCAATCCGGCGAGCGGCGGCGCGGGGCGCGAGTTCGCCAATGCGGTGGCGATCGCCGAAAGCCCGCTTGATCCGCCGGCGATGCTCGCTGCCCTGAAGGCGATCGAGCGCGCGTTCGGGCGGCGGCGGGGCAAGCGCTGGGGCAGCCGGGTGCTCGACCTGGATATCCTCGCCTGGGATGGCGGACGCTGGTCAGACCGGCGGCTGACCATTCCCCACCAGTCGCTCGAACAGCGCGAATTCATGTTGCTGCCGCTGGCCGCGATCGCCCCGCGCTGGCGCCTGCGCGGCGCCCTCACCACGCGCCAGCTTGCGGCACGGCTTG
- a CDS encoding uracil-DNA glycosylase: MLVPAPTPVQSPVPQTEAPRDCPLCPRLVALREECRAEHPGWWNAPVPAWGDPAAWLAVVGLAPGKQGANRTGRPFTGDFAGDLLYATLLKFGLATGTYGADPSDDLRLSGALILNAVKCLPPQNKPEPAEIATCRPYFEAALAGLPQVRVLVALGAIAHAAAVRALGLRPSQARFGHGSEVVAPDGRILLGTYHSSRYNQNTRRLTPPMFEAVFARAAELRDG, translated from the coding sequence ATGCTCGTTCCCGCGCCCACCCCCGTCCAGTCCCCCGTGCCCCAGACTGAGGCACCGCGCGATTGCCCGCTGTGCCCGCGCCTCGTCGCCCTGCGCGAGGAGTGCCGGGCCGAGCATCCCGGCTGGTGGAACGCCCCGGTCCCGGCATGGGGCGACCCTGCGGCGTGGCTGGCGGTGGTCGGCCTGGCGCCGGGTAAGCAAGGGGCCAACCGCACCGGCCGTCCGTTCACCGGCGATTTCGCCGGCGACCTCCTCTACGCCACCCTGCTCAAGTTCGGCCTCGCCACCGGCACCTACGGCGCCGACCCGTCCGACGACCTCCGGCTGAGCGGCGCGCTGATCCTCAATGCGGTCAAGTGCCTGCCCCCGCAGAACAAGCCCGAGCCGGCCGAGATCGCCACCTGCCGGCCCTATTTCGAAGCCGCGCTGGCCGGCCTGCCCCAGGTTCGCGTGCTGGTCGCGCTCGGCGCCATCGCCCATGCCGCCGCCGTCCGTGCGCTGGGGCTGCGGCCCTCGCAGGCCAGGTTCGGCCATGGCAGCGAAGTGGTGGCGCCCGACGGCCGGATCCTGCTCGGCACATATCATAGCAGCCGCTACAACCAGAACACCCGCCGCCTGACCCCACCGATGTTCGAAGCCGTCTTCGCCCGCGCGGCCGAGCTGCGCGATGGTTGA